CCGGAGCACGTCGTAACCGGCGCCGCCCGGCAGATGCCGGACGTTCAGGTCGGTGGCGAGCACCCGCGCGCCCTGCCGGGCCAGCCAGCCCGCGACGCTGCCGCCGCCCGCGCCCAGCTCGAGGCAGCGCCGCCCGGCCAGGTCACCCAGCCCGGCCAGCCGGGCGGTGGTGACGTCGTCGAACATCTCGGCCAGGTAGCGGTGCCGGTCCGCCGCGGCCGGGTCGTCGTTGTCGAACGCGTACCGCAGCATGCCTCAGCTCCCCGGGGTGAGCGGGAACGCGACGACCTCGTCCGCGGTGAGCCCCGGTGCGAAGAGCCCGGCGTCGGTGAGCATCGCGATCGCGCGCGTCAGCCGGTCCCGGTCGATGCTGCCGAGCGGGCCGCCGCCGGTCGGCGTGGTCAGCGGCGCCATCAGCGTGATCTCCCCCTCGGCCGCCGCCACGGTCGAGGCGGGATTGCGCTCGTGCAACAGTTCCGCGGCCGCGCGCGGATCGGCGAGCGTGTCGGCGAGCCCGCGCAGTGCCGCGTCCCGGAAGCGCCGGACCAGGTCGGGATCGCTCTCCGCCAGCGACGCGGAGGTGGTCAGCGCGTTGCCGAACGTGTCCGGCAACGCGTCGCTGAACGGCAGCACGGTCATCTGTTTCCCGGCGGCCGCCTCGATGCCGGGACGGCCGATCAGGAACGTGCACAGCGCGTCCACCCGGCCGGACGCGAGTAGCGCCGGCACCTGGGCCGGTGCCGCGTTGACCCAGGTGACGCCGGCCGGGTCGAGGCCGGTGGCCTTCGCGTACGCCGGGAACAGCACCTGGTTGACGGACGCGGTCGCGGCGCCGAGACGCTTGCCGGCCAGGTCCGCGGGCTTCTTGATCGGCCCGTCGGCCGGCGTGACGATCGAGACCAGCGACTGCTGGTGGATCGCGGCGAACACCCGGAAGCCGGTGAACGTGCCCTGACCGGCCGAGATCACGCCGCCGATCAGGTCGCTGTTCATGAAGTCGGCCCGCCCGGCCGCGAGCGTCCGCATGTTGTCCGAGAGCGCGGCACCGAGCCGGATCTCGACGTCCAGTCCGGCGTCCCGGAAGTAGCCCTTCTCCTGGGCCACCCAGGCGAACGCGTCCCGCCCGGTCGCGCCGAACGCCGTGAGGTAGACGATCCGGCGTAACGAGCCGTCGTCCTCGTCCGCGCCGGGATTCTGGCACCCGGCCGCGAGCAGGACGGCGACGAGCAGGATCGACACGATGCGTGACCGGCCCATCAGGGCCTCCCCGTGAGGTCAGGCTGATCAAGACATCCAAGCCTAACGATGGCTAAGTCCACCCGCGACGAACCGTCCTAGATCTGATAGAGATATGTCGGAGGTGGGAACAATGGCGTTCTATCGTTCCGTCGGCGAGGT
This genomic window from Catenuloplanes niger contains:
- a CDS encoding ABC transporter substrate-binding protein — protein: MGRSRIVSILLVAVLLAAGCQNPGADEDDGSLRRIVYLTAFGATGRDAFAWVAQEKGYFRDAGLDVEIRLGAALSDNMRTLAAGRADFMNSDLIGGVISAGQGTFTGFRVFAAIHQQSLVSIVTPADGPIKKPADLAGKRLGAATASVNQVLFPAYAKATGLDPAGVTWVNAAPAQVPALLASGRVDALCTFLIGRPGIEAAAGKQMTVLPFSDALPDTFGNALTTSASLAESDPDLVRRFRDAALRGLADTLADPRAAAELLHERNPASTVAAAEGEITLMAPLTTPTGGGPLGSIDRDRLTRAIAMLTDAGLFAPGLTADEVVAFPLTPGS